The proteins below come from a single Balaenoptera acutorostrata chromosome 2, mBalAcu1.1, whole genome shotgun sequence genomic window:
- the EPOR gene encoding erythropoietin receptor isoform X1, with translation MYPLGAPLWPGVGFLCLLLAGATWAPPPNPPDPKFESKAALLTAREPEEFLCFTERLEDLVCFWEEAASAGVGPDNYSFSYQLEGEPWKPCRLHQAPTTRGLVRFWCSLPTADTSSFVPLELSVTAASSGASRYRRIIHINEVVLLDPPAGLLARRADEGGHVVLRWLPPPGAPMASLIRYEVNISAENAAGGAQRVEILDGRTECVLSNLRGGTRYTFRIRARMAEPSFGGFWSAWSEPVSLLTASDLDPLILTLSLVLVLILLLLAVLTLLSHRRTLKQKIWPGIPSPESEFEGLFTTHKGNFQLWLYQTDGCLWWTPCTPFTEDPPAPLEVLSERFWGVTQAVEPGADDEGPLLEPVGSEHAQDSYLVLDKCLLPRSPPSEDLPQPGGDLDAAAMDEGSEASSCSSALALKPGPEGASAASFEYTILDPSSQLLRPRALPPELPPTPPHLKYLYLVVSDSGISTDYSSGGSQEAQRSSSNGPYSNPYENSLIPAPEPSPPSYVACS, from the exons ATGTATCCTCTCGGGGCACCCCTCTGGCCTGGAGTTGGCTTCCTCTGTCTCCTACTCGCTGGGGCAACCTGGGCTCCCCCACCCAACCCACCGGACCCCAAGTTTGAAAGCAAAG CGGCCCTGCTGACAGCCCGCGAGCCTGAAGAGTTTCTGTGCTTCACCGAGAGGTTGGAGGATTTGGTGTGTTTCTGGGAGGAAGCGGCAAGCGCCGGGGTCGGCCCGGACAACTACAGCTTCTCCTACCAGCTCGA GGGTGAGCCGTGGAAGCCGTGCCGCCTGCATCAGGCGCCCACCACCCGCGGCTTGGTGCGTTTCTGGTGCTCGCTGCCTACAGCCGACACGTCGAGCTTCGTGCCCCTAGAGCTGAGCGTCACTGCGGCCTCCTCGGGCGCTTCACGCTACCGCCGAATCATCCACATCAACGAAGTGG TGCTCCTAGACCCTCCCGCTGGGCTGCTGGCGCGGCGGGCAGACGAGGGCGGCCATGTGGTACTGCGCTGGCTCCCACCGCCTGGGGCACCCATGGCAAGCCTCATCCGCTATGAGGTGAACATCTCGGCAGAGAACGCCGCTGGTGGCGCGCAGAGG GTGGAGATCCTCGACGGCCGCACTGAGTGCGTGCTGAGTAACCTGCGGGGCGGAACGCGCTACACCTTCAGGATACGCGCGCGTATGGCCGAGCCGAGCTTCGGTGGCTTCTGGAGCGCCTGGTCCGAGCCTGTGTCGCTGCTGACGGCTAGTG acTTGGACCCCCTCATCCTGACGCTCTCCCTCGTGCTCGTGCTCATTCTGCTGTTGCTGGCCGTGCTAACCCTGCTCTCCCACCGCCG GACTCTGAAGCAGAAGATATGGCCTGGCATCCCAAGCCCCGAGAGCGAGTTTGAGGGCCTCTTCACCACCCACAAGGGTAACTTCCAG CTGTGGCTGTACCAAACTGATGGCTGTCTGTGGTGGACCCCCTGCACCCCCTTCACAGAGGACCCACCTGCCCCCCTGGAGGTCCTCTCTGAGCGCTTCTGGGGGGTGACACAGGCAGTGGAGCCAGGGGCAGATGATGAGGGGCCCCTGTTGGAGCCAGTGGGCAGCGAGCATGCCCAAGACAGCTACCTGGTGCTGGACAAGTGCTTGCTGCCCCGGAGCCCGCCCAGCGAGGACCTCCCACAGCCTGGTGGCGATCTGGACGCAGCAGCCATGGATGAAGGCTCAGAAGCATCCTCCTGCTCATCCGCTTTGGCCCTGAAGCCTGGCCCAGAGGGGGCCTCGGCTGCCAGCTTTGAGTACACCATCCTGgatcccagctcccagctcttGCGCCCGAGGGCACTTCCCCCTGAGCTGCCCCCTACCCCGCCCCACCTAAAGTACCTGTACCTCGTGGTGTCTGACTCTGGCATCTCAACTGACTACAGCTCAGGGGGttcccaggaagcccagaggagCTCATCCAATGGCCCCTACTCCAACCCTTATGAGAATAGCCTCATCCCAGCCCCCGAGCCTTCACCCCCGAGCTACGTGGCCTGCTCCTAG
- the EPOR gene encoding erythropoietin receptor isoform X2: protein MYPLGAPLWPGVGFLCLLLAGATWAPPPNPPDPKFESKAALLTAREPEEFLCFTERLEDLVCFWEEAASAGVGPDNYSFSYQLEGEPWKPCRLHQAPTTRGLVRFWCSLPTADTSSFVPLELSVTAASSGASRYRRIIHINEVDPPAGLLARRADEGGHVVLRWLPPPGAPMASLIRYEVNISAENAAGGAQRVEILDGRTECVLSNLRGGTRYTFRIRARMAEPSFGGFWSAWSEPVSLLTASDLDPLILTLSLVLVLILLLLAVLTLLSHRRTLKQKIWPGIPSPESEFEGLFTTHKGNFQLWLYQTDGCLWWTPCTPFTEDPPAPLEVLSERFWGVTQAVEPGADDEGPLLEPVGSEHAQDSYLVLDKCLLPRSPPSEDLPQPGGDLDAAAMDEGSEASSCSSALALKPGPEGASAASFEYTILDPSSQLLRPRALPPELPPTPPHLKYLYLVVSDSGISTDYSSGGSQEAQRSSSNGPYSNPYENSLIPAPEPSPPSYVACS, encoded by the exons ATGTATCCTCTCGGGGCACCCCTCTGGCCTGGAGTTGGCTTCCTCTGTCTCCTACTCGCTGGGGCAACCTGGGCTCCCCCACCCAACCCACCGGACCCCAAGTTTGAAAGCAAAG CGGCCCTGCTGACAGCCCGCGAGCCTGAAGAGTTTCTGTGCTTCACCGAGAGGTTGGAGGATTTGGTGTGTTTCTGGGAGGAAGCGGCAAGCGCCGGGGTCGGCCCGGACAACTACAGCTTCTCCTACCAGCTCGA GGGTGAGCCGTGGAAGCCGTGCCGCCTGCATCAGGCGCCCACCACCCGCGGCTTGGTGCGTTTCTGGTGCTCGCTGCCTACAGCCGACACGTCGAGCTTCGTGCCCCTAGAGCTGAGCGTCACTGCGGCCTCCTCGGGCGCTTCACGCTACCGCCGAATCATCCACATCAACGAAGTGG ACCCTCCCGCTGGGCTGCTGGCGCGGCGGGCAGACGAGGGCGGCCATGTGGTACTGCGCTGGCTCCCACCGCCTGGGGCACCCATGGCAAGCCTCATCCGCTATGAGGTGAACATCTCGGCAGAGAACGCCGCTGGTGGCGCGCAGAGG GTGGAGATCCTCGACGGCCGCACTGAGTGCGTGCTGAGTAACCTGCGGGGCGGAACGCGCTACACCTTCAGGATACGCGCGCGTATGGCCGAGCCGAGCTTCGGTGGCTTCTGGAGCGCCTGGTCCGAGCCTGTGTCGCTGCTGACGGCTAGTG acTTGGACCCCCTCATCCTGACGCTCTCCCTCGTGCTCGTGCTCATTCTGCTGTTGCTGGCCGTGCTAACCCTGCTCTCCCACCGCCG GACTCTGAAGCAGAAGATATGGCCTGGCATCCCAAGCCCCGAGAGCGAGTTTGAGGGCCTCTTCACCACCCACAAGGGTAACTTCCAG CTGTGGCTGTACCAAACTGATGGCTGTCTGTGGTGGACCCCCTGCACCCCCTTCACAGAGGACCCACCTGCCCCCCTGGAGGTCCTCTCTGAGCGCTTCTGGGGGGTGACACAGGCAGTGGAGCCAGGGGCAGATGATGAGGGGCCCCTGTTGGAGCCAGTGGGCAGCGAGCATGCCCAAGACAGCTACCTGGTGCTGGACAAGTGCTTGCTGCCCCGGAGCCCGCCCAGCGAGGACCTCCCACAGCCTGGTGGCGATCTGGACGCAGCAGCCATGGATGAAGGCTCAGAAGCATCCTCCTGCTCATCCGCTTTGGCCCTGAAGCCTGGCCCAGAGGGGGCCTCGGCTGCCAGCTTTGAGTACACCATCCTGgatcccagctcccagctcttGCGCCCGAGGGCACTTCCCCCTGAGCTGCCCCCTACCCCGCCCCACCTAAAGTACCTGTACCTCGTGGTGTCTGACTCTGGCATCTCAACTGACTACAGCTCAGGGGGttcccaggaagcccagaggagCTCATCCAATGGCCCCTACTCCAACCCTTATGAGAATAGCCTCATCCCAGCCCCCGAGCCTTCACCCCCGAGCTACGTGGCCTGCTCCTAG
- the SWSAP1 gene encoding ATPase SWSAP1, translating to MAETLRRVLNWGSAAGPGEENTAEGEPPLLLLGGPGSGKTALLFAAALEAAGEGRGPVLFLTRRPLQSLPRGTGAALEPLRLQKIRFQYPPSTRELLWLLCSAHETRGPAPSLLLLDGLEEYLAEDPGSQEVAYLAALLLDTAAHFSHRVGSGRGCGLIVALQTQEEGDGGTALQLALLQRYFPAQCWLQPDAPGPGQHCLRACLEPDGLGPRAEWRVTFRQNGEMTVTPWPTQAGDTSLNKGSSSGGQP from the exons ATGGCGGAGACGCTGAGGCGGGTGCTAAACTGGGGCAGCGCGGCTGGCCCCGGGGAGGAGAACACAGCTGAGGGCGAACCGCCTTTGCTGCTGCTCGGCGGTCCCGGCTCTGGAAAGACAGCGCTGCTATTCGCGGCGGCCCTGGAGGCGGCAGGGGAAGGCCGAGGCCCCGTCCTCTTCCTGACTCGGAGGCCTCTGCAAAGCCTGCCCCGCGGGACTGGAGCTGCACTCGAACCCTTGCGGTTACAG aAGATCCGCTTCCAGTACCCACCCTCAACCCGTGAGCTCCTCTGGCTCCTGTGCTCTGCCCATGAGACCCGGgggccagccccctccctcctgctgctcGATGGCCTGGAGGAGTACCTAGCGGAAGACCCCGGGTCCCAGGAAGTCGCCTACCTGGCCGCCCTGCTTCTGGACACAGCTGCCCACTTCAGCCACCGGGTTGGGTCTGGCCGGGGCTGTGGGCTCATTGTGGCCCTGCAGACCCAGGAGGAGGGAGACGGTGGGACTGCCCTGCAGTTGGCACTGCTTCAGAGGTATTTCCCTGCCCAGTGCTGGCTCCAGCCCGATGCACCAGGCCCAGGACAGCACTGCCTCCGAGCCTGCCTGGAGCCAGATGGGCTGGGTCCCAGGGCAGAGTGGCGGGTGACTTTCCGACAAAATGGAGAGATGACAGTCACCCCGTGGCCCACGCAGGCTGGTGACACCAGCTTAAACAAGGGTTCAAGCTCTGGAGGCCAACCTTGA